Proteins encoded in a region of the Apilactobacillus apisilvae genome:
- the gyrB gene encoding DNA topoisomerase (ATP-hydrolyzing) subunit B, protein MTDKEKEEQRIKTDEYNASQIQVLEGLEAVRKRPGMYIGSTSVQGLHHLVWEIIDNGIDEALAGFADSIHVTIEKDNSITVVDDGRGIPVDIQKKTGKPALETVFTILHAGGKFGGGGYKVSGGLHGVGASVVNALSTELDVTVTRDGKKYYMDFSRGHVKTPMKFIGNDDPDNHGTKVHFTPDPDIFTETTTYNVKTLTARIRELAFLNKGLKISLRDNRPAEPTEEDFLYEGGIKHYVEFIDSDKEPIFPEPIYVEGKENGISVEVALQYTDDYHSELRTFTNNIHTIEGGTHEEGFKRALTRAVNDYARKNNLLKEKDANLTGPDVREGLTAVISVKHPDPQFEGQTKTKLGNSDARTATDHIFAEHFSKFLMENPKLGKQIVDKGSLASRVRAAAKRAREVTRKKSGLEISSLPGKLANNTSKDPEISELFIVEGDSAGGSAKQGRSRLTQAILPIRGKILNVQKATMDKILANEEIRSMFTAMGTGFGNDFDINKVKYHKLIIMTDADVDGAHIQALLLTLIYNYMRPLLDAGYVYIAQPPLYRLQQGKMIRYVANDEELDRWKAELPASPKPSISRYKGLGEMDAEQLWDTTMNPDNRRLQRVEEKEAENAADVFNMLMGNKVEPRRKFIEENATFVENLDV, encoded by the coding sequence TTGACTGATAAGGAAAAAGAAGAACAAAGAATAAAAACTGACGAATATAATGCCAGTCAAATCCAAGTTCTAGAAGGTCTAGAAGCCGTTCGCAAACGTCCCGGAATGTACATAGGATCAACTAGTGTTCAAGGATTGCACCATTTAGTTTGGGAAATTATCGATAACGGGATCGATGAAGCATTAGCTGGTTTTGCCGACTCAATTCATGTAACGATTGAAAAAGATAATAGTATTACAGTTGTTGATGATGGTCGTGGAATTCCAGTTGATATTCAAAAGAAAACTGGAAAACCAGCCTTAGAAACTGTTTTTACTATTTTACATGCCGGAGGTAAATTCGGTGGTGGCGGATACAAAGTTTCCGGTGGTTTACATGGTGTTGGTGCATCAGTTGTCAATGCTTTATCCACGGAATTAGATGTAACGGTTACTCGTGATGGTAAGAAGTACTACATGGACTTTTCTAGAGGTCATGTTAAAACTCCAATGAAATTTATTGGTAATGATGATCCTGATAATCATGGAACTAAGGTGCATTTCACACCAGATCCAGATATTTTTACTGAAACAACCACTTATAATGTCAAAACTTTAACTGCTCGAATTCGTGAATTAGCTTTCTTAAATAAAGGTTTAAAAATCTCACTTCGTGACAATCGACCAGCCGAACCTACCGAAGAAGACTTCTTGTATGAAGGTGGAATTAAGCATTACGTTGAATTTATTGATAGTGATAAGGAACCTATTTTTCCAGAACCTATTTATGTTGAAGGTAAGGAAAATGGTATTTCTGTTGAAGTTGCTTTGCAATATACAGATGACTATCACAGTGAACTTAGAACTTTTACCAATAATATTCATACCATCGAAGGTGGAACCCACGAAGAGGGTTTCAAGCGTGCATTAACTCGTGCTGTTAATGACTATGCTAGAAAGAATAATTTACTAAAAGAAAAAGACGCTAATTTAACTGGTCCTGATGTTCGTGAAGGATTAACTGCCGTTATTAGTGTTAAGCATCCTGATCCTCAATTTGAAGGTCAAACAAAAACTAAATTAGGTAATTCAGATGCCAGAACTGCAACTGATCACATTTTTGCGGAACATTTCTCTAAATTCTTAATGGAAAATCCTAAGTTAGGTAAACAAATTGTTGATAAAGGTTCATTGGCATCTAGAGTCCGTGCTGCTGCTAAACGTGCCCGTGAAGTTACTAGAAAGAAATCAGGACTAGAAATTAGTAGTTTACCTGGTAAATTGGCTAATAACACTAGTAAAGATCCTGAAATTTCTGAATTATTCATTGTCGAAGGGGACTCTGCTGGTGGTTCTGCTAAGCAAGGTCGTTCTCGTTTAACCCAAGCTATTCTACCTATTAGAGGTAAAATTTTAAATGTTCAAAAAGCAACAATGGACAAGATTCTAGCTAATGAAGAAATTAGATCAATGTTCACTGCAATGGGAACTGGTTTTGGTAATGATTTTGATATTAATAAAGTTAAATATCACAAGTTAATTATTATGACTGATGCCGATGTTGATGGTGCGCATATCCAAGCACTACTATTAACTCTAATCTATAACTACATGCGTCCATTACTTGACGCAGGATATGTATATATCGCACAACCACCTTTGTATCGTTTACAACAAGGTAAAATGATTAGATATGTTGCTAATGATGAAGAATTAGACCGCTGGAAAGCTGAATTACCAGCATCTCCTAAGCCAAGTATTTCTCGTTATAAAGGTCTTGGTGAAATGGATGCTGAACAATTATGGGATACTACTATGAATCCAGATAATCGTCGTTTACAACGTGTTGAAGAAAAAGAAGCTGAAAATGCTGCTGATGTATTTAACATGTTAATGGGTAACAAAGTTGAACCACGTCGTAAATTTATCGAAGAAAACGCTACATTCGTTGAAAACTTGGATGTTTAA
- the recF gene encoding DNA replication/repair protein RecF (All proteins in this family for which functions are known are DNA-binding proteins that assist the filamentation of RecA onto DNA for the initiation of recombination or recombinational repair.): MKLKAIKLRHFRNYDDVEMHFSPGINVLLGNNAQGKTNMLEAIYVLALTRSHRTSNNRDLIEWQSDAAQIYGNVSKNLGDTKLEIDLGKKGKRAKVNHLEQAKLSSYVGELNVILFAPEDLSIVKGAPSVRRRFMDMEFGQMSNHYLYDNAQYRKILKQRNNYLKKLQLKEASDQLYLEVLSDQLAAYGSKIIFQRLELLAKLENWAADIHAEISQDKEKLKFKYVCALKKKQQTDIDTIYEGLLHLYKENREKEIRQGNSLYGPHRDDLQFIINQKDVSTFGSQGQQRTSALSVKLAEIDLMKEETNEYPILLLDDVLSELDDSRQTHLLKSIQNKVQTFLTTTSLSGVARDLISDPKIFNIENGTVSEEK, from the coding sequence ATGAAATTAAAAGCAATAAAATTACGTCATTTTCGTAATTATGACGACGTTGAGATGCATTTTTCACCAGGAATCAATGTGCTACTTGGTAACAATGCTCAGGGAAAGACCAACATGTTAGAAGCTATCTATGTTTTAGCTTTAACGCGTAGTCATCGGACTAGCAATAATCGTGATTTAATTGAATGGCAATCAGATGCCGCTCAAATTTACGGTAATGTTTCGAAGAACTTGGGTGATACTAAATTAGAAATTGATTTAGGGAAAAAGGGCAAGCGCGCTAAGGTCAATCATTTGGAACAAGCAAAATTATCATCTTATGTCGGAGAATTGAATGTGATTTTGTTTGCCCCAGAAGATTTATCAATCGTAAAGGGTGCACCTAGTGTTAGACGTCGTTTTATGGATATGGAATTTGGACAAATGAGTAATCATTATCTTTATGATAATGCTCAATATCGCAAAATTTTAAAGCAGCGCAATAACTATCTAAAAAAATTACAGTTAAAAGAAGCTAGTGATCAGTTGTATCTAGAAGTTTTATCTGACCAGCTAGCTGCTTATGGTTCTAAGATAATTTTTCAACGCCTTGAATTATTAGCTAAGCTCGAAAATTGGGCAGCTGATATTCATGCTGAGATTTCCCAAGATAAAGAGAAATTAAAATTTAAATATGTTTGTGCCTTAAAAAAGAAGCAACAAACTGATATTGATACGATTTATGAAGGATTACTTCATTTATACAAAGAGAATCGCGAAAAAGAAATTAGACAGGGTAATAGTTTGTATGGACCACATCGTGATGATTTACAATTCATCATCAATCAAAAAGATGTTTCAACTTTTGGCTCACAGGGTCAACAAAGAACTTCAGCGCTTTCGGTTAAATTAGCCGAAATTGATTTAATGAAGGAAGAAACAAATGAGTATCCAATCTTATTATTGGATGATGTGTTATCTGAATTGGATGATAGTCGGCAGACCCATCTATTAAAATCTATTCAGAATAAAGTCCAAACATTTTTGACAACGACCAGTCTAAGTGGAGTCGCACGTGATTTAATTTCAGATCCAAAGATTTTTAATATTGAAAATGGAACTGTTTCGGAAGAAAAGTGA
- the yaaA gene encoding S4 domain-containing protein YaaA codes for MKNSVFISTEYITLGQLLKEEDIVSSGGQAKWYLKDPDNQVMLNGEPENRRGKKLYDGDNVDVMGVGLFFIRKK; via the coding sequence TTGAAGAATAGTGTTTTCATCAGTACCGAATACATTACATTGGGTCAATTATTAAAGGAAGAAGATATTGTTTCTTCTGGTGGACAAGCAAAGTGGTATCTTAAGGATCCAGACAATCAAGTGATGCTTAATGGTGAACCTGAAAACCGTCGTGGTAAAAAACTATATGACGGTGATAATGTTGATGTAATGGGTGTAGGATTATTTTTTATCCGCAAAAAGTAG
- a CDS encoding CPBP family intramembrane glutamic endopeptidase: MKKKSVFSILSFYFLQIIILILFAFISQILFRNSEILSVVFRYALALLSIFLINKFWLKQEVNFGFHNVSIKDQYSSYFLTLLIFVAYFYSFRPNDLAQPLTDVLCFSIGPGIFEEYVNRGLILTALINKFKEKGYIYILMSVLISSFLFGLMHFINFIFMAQSLPNTIVQVINATAFGFIASAIYIRTKNIFLVMFIHFFTDFSVGILNTIWDNNYALYMLDILFILFTFLLLKSKNKINVLVNNHIN; encoded by the coding sequence TTGAAAAAGAAATCTGTTTTTAGTATTTTATCTTTTTATTTTTTACAAATAATAATATTAATATTATTTGCTTTTATATCTCAAATATTGTTTAGAAATAGTGAGATATTATCCGTTGTATTTAGATATGCTCTTGCTTTACTTTCAATATTTTTAATTAATAAATTTTGGTTAAAACAAGAAGTTAATTTTGGTTTTCATAATGTTTCAATCAAGGATCAATATTCATCATATTTTTTAACTTTATTGATTTTTGTTGCATACTTTTATTCTTTTCGCCCCAATGATTTAGCTCAACCTTTAACTGATGTTCTATGTTTTTCTATAGGACCGGGTATATTTGAAGAATATGTTAACAGAGGGTTAATATTAACTGCTTTAATTAACAAGTTTAAAGAAAAAGGTTACATATATATACTAATGTCTGTTTTAATTAGTAGCTTTTTATTTGGCCTTATGCACTTTATTAATTTTATCTTTATGGCACAATCACTTCCAAATACAATTGTACAGGTAATAAATGCAACCGCTTTTGGTTTTATAGCCTCTGCAATATATATTAGAACTAAAAATATATTTTTAGTTATGTTTATACATTTTTTTACAGATTTTTCTGTTGGTATTTTAAATACCATTTGGGATAATAATTATGCACTATATATGCTAGATATTTTATTTATATTATTTACATTTTTACTTCTTAAATCTAAAAATAAAATTAATGTTTTGGTCAATAATCATATAAATTAG
- a CDS encoding M24 family metallopeptidase, with protein MTKLDTVQNWTYKNELDFTYLSDPKTIQYLTGFFSDPVERVLALVVFPDKEPFMFAPALEVEAIKDTGFPYEVYGYLDHENPWQMIAEHIKERVANPKHAGLEMDNLTISRLNALNSQLSDVSFDKDVTDFMSGMRLIKSADEIEKLDAAGREADFAFAKGFAAVKAGKPESAVMAELEYALKQKGVMEMSFDTLVQAGAHAAEPHGATSDNVIKNNEMVLFDLGTVHQGYISDSSRTVAVGELSDKQKDIYNVCLDAQLTAMNYVKPGVTAESVDKVARDIIDKAGYGKYFIHRLGHGMGMSEHEFPSIMEGNKMELKPGMCFSIEPGIYVPGFAGVRIEDCVHVTEDGCKPFTHTPKELKYL; from the coding sequence ATGACTAAGTTAGACACAGTTCAAAATTGGACTTACAAGAATGAATTAGATTTTACATATTTGAGTGATCCTAAGACCATTCAATATTTAACTGGATTTTTCAGTGACCCGGTAGAAAGAGTTTTAGCATTGGTGGTATTTCCTGATAAGGAACCATTCATGTTTGCACCTGCACTTGAAGTAGAAGCAATTAAGGATACTGGTTTTCCATATGAAGTATATGGATACTTAGATCATGAAAATCCTTGGCAAATGATTGCTGAACATATCAAAGAACGAGTAGCCAACCCTAAACATGCTGGTTTAGAAATGGATAATTTAACTATCAGTCGTTTAAATGCTCTAAATTCTCAATTGTCAGATGTATCTTTTGATAAAGATGTTACTGATTTCATGAGTGGAATGCGTTTAATTAAATCTGCAGATGAAATTGAAAAATTAGATGCTGCTGGTCGTGAAGCTGATTTTGCTTTTGCAAAAGGATTTGCTGCTGTTAAAGCTGGCAAACCAGAATCAGCAGTGATGGCTGAATTAGAATATGCCTTGAAACAAAAGGGTGTGATGGAAATGAGTTTTGACACCTTAGTTCAAGCAGGTGCCCATGCAGCTGAACCACATGGTGCTACTAGTGATAACGTAATTAAAAATAACGAAATGGTGCTATTTGATTTAGGAACTGTTCACCAAGGCTATATTTCAGATTCATCCAGAACCGTTGCTGTTGGTGAATTGTCAGATAAACAAAAAGATATTTACAACGTTTGTTTAGATGCTCAATTAACTGCAATGAACTATGTAAAACCTGGTGTAACTGCCGAATCAGTTGATAAAGTTGCTCGTGATATTATTGATAAAGCAGGTTACGGTAAATACTTTATTCACCGTCTTGGTCATGGCATGGGAATGTCAGAACATGAATTTCCATCTATTATGGAAGGAAACAAGATGGAATTAAAACCTGGCATGTGTTTCTCAATTGAACCTGGAATTTATGTTCCTGGATTTGCTGGTGTAAGAATTGAAGATTGTGTGCATGTAACTGAAGATGGCTGTAAACCATTTACTCATACACCTAAAGAACTTAAATATTTATAA
- a CDS encoding NAD(P)H-binding protein: MKNILVLGATGSLGSLITDDLKNNSNYHLTLFARSIKSNDQADVINGDVLNDADLNKATKNQDVIFAALSGNIESMAKKIVQFSEKNHVKKLIFISSMGIYDEIPASVRSDGNLSKNPFLQGYRNAADVIEDSNLNYTLIRPVWFDGGSDDYEITKKGEPFGGHNVSRQAIINLVKSLIDDENLYIKQSVGINRP, from the coding sequence ATGAAAAATATTTTAGTTTTAGGTGCTACTGGTTCACTTGGTAGTCTAATTACAGATGATTTAAAAAACAATTCAAACTATCATTTAACATTATTTGCAAGATCAATTAAATCTAATGATCAAGCCGATGTTATCAATGGCGACGTTCTAAATGATGCTGATTTAAATAAGGCTACTAAAAATCAAGATGTGATTTTTGCTGCTTTAAGTGGAAACATTGAATCAATGGCAAAAAAGATTGTCCAATTTTCTGAAAAAAATCATGTTAAAAAATTGATCTTTATTTCTTCAATGGGGATTTATGATGAAATTCCAGCATCGGTTAGATCTGATGGTAATTTATCTAAGAATCCATTTTTACAAGGGTATCGGAATGCAGCTGATGTGATAGAAGATAGCAATCTTAACTATACATTGATTAGACCAGTTTGGTTTGATGGTGGAAGCGATGATTATGAAATTACTAAAAAGGGTGAGCCTTTTGGTGGACACAATGTTTCAAGACAAGCAATTATTAATCTAGTGAAAAGTTTAATTGATGATGAAAATCTTTATATCAAACAAAGTGTTGGCATTAATCGACCATAA
- a CDS encoding replication initiator protein A, protein MKQFIKFDVELRKDDRLNNDARLAYAYLYDRMQSSIKRREFFDKKVNSYYVIYTVEEMIKDLGVGRNTVINAYKKLAKLGYIVKKKVFNGATRFFLPSFHDDSLDNKHSKVEKITPNQTNSKQIISETAVTPEVKISQFDLMQNIVDGLKNNAYFDQELINTLVKYSDNASCLYQYAQLIFKTKKASLTRAIKHDYSKAKNALSFETNFYMQNDLFKTMRNLIVQTRTNPKINNKAAYIAKALYKFFDDTAELYHERMQIDQLKGFNIPIVQLDE, encoded by the coding sequence ATGAAACAATTTATAAAATTTGATGTAGAACTCCGCAAAGATGACCGTTTAAACAACGATGCAAGATTAGCTTATGCCTACTTATATGACCGGATGCAATCTTCCATTAAGCGCCGTGAATTTTTTGATAAAAAAGTAAATTCCTACTATGTAATTTATACCGTGGAAGAAATGATTAAAGATTTAGGTGTCGGTCGTAATACGGTTATTAATGCCTATAAAAAATTAGCTAAATTGGGTTATATTGTTAAAAAGAAAGTTTTTAACGGTGCAACTAGATTCTTTTTACCAAGCTTTCATGACGATAGTTTAGATAATAAACATAGTAAAGTTGAAAAAATAACTCCTAATCAAACTAACTCTAAACAAATAATATCTGAAACAGCTGTTACACCAGAGGTTAAAATTAGCCAGTTTGATTTAATGCAAAATATCGTCGATGGCCTGAAAAATAATGCCTATTTTGATCAAGAATTAATTAATACCTTAGTTAAATATTCAGATAATGCTAGCTGTCTATACCAGTACGCTCAATTAATCTTTAAGACCAAAAAAGCCTCACTAACCCGTGCAATTAAGCATGATTATAGTAAAGCTAAAAATGCATTAAGTTTTGAAACTAATTTTTATATGCAAAATGATTTATTCAAAACAATGCGTAATTTAATTGTTCAAACTAGGACTAATCCTAAAATTAATAATAAAGCTGCTTATATTGCCAAAGCACTATATAAGTTTTTTGATGATACCGCGGAACTTTATCATGAAAGAATGCAGATTGATCAATTAAAGGGATTTAATATTCCGATTGTGCAATTAGATGAATAA